The genome window TGACTGAAACGTACGGACCTATCACGATATGCGAATGGCATCATGACTGGGATAGTTTTCCATCTGAAGAACAGGCACGTCTTCGCGCACGACAGGGTCAGGCCTATCTGACCGCTGAAATTGTCAGGGTTGTCGATGCCTATATGAATGATGTTCCCCGAGATGGCATGACCATCGGTGAGGTGGTTATGCGCGGTAACAATGTGATGAAAGAATATTTTCATGACCCGGAAGCAACCAGCGATGCATTTAAGGGAGGCTGGTTTCACTCGGGTGACTTGGCCGTGTGGCATCCTGATGGTTATATTGAGCTACGCGACAGGCTCAAAGACATCATTATCTCAGGTGGAGAAAATATCTCCACTATTGAGATAGAGCAAGCCGTAGCGCGACATCCGGCCGTGCTGGAATGTGCTGTCGTCGCTATCCCTGACGAAAAATGGGGTGAACGGCCTAAGGCTTTTGTCACACTGAAAAATGATGCTATGGCTTCTGAGGCAGAAATCATCGCCTTCTGCCGCGAACAGATTGCACATTATAAATGTCCTGCATCTGTTGAATTTTGTGACTTGCCTAAAACCTCTACTGGTAAAGTACAGAAATATGTCCTGCGTGAAAAAGAGTGGGCGGGGCATGCCAAAAGGATAAACTGACAATCAGGCTTCCTAAGTTTACGTGACCTGGTAATTCTCTTGAAGAAACTTATCACCCGAAACTGTCTGCATACAATTTCCTTCCGCGTGTTTCAGGGAATGTCCATACCCATATCCCCGTAAGTAAGGCAAAAATAGCTGCCAGGAATATACCACCGCCCAGACCATATTTTGTGGCTATGAGTGAAATCACCACAGGCGTAAAGAATTGAATTCCCCTTGCAAGATTAAATGCAGAGCCCATGGCTGTGCTTCTGATGGATGTCGGAAAGAGTTCCGAAAACAGTGATCCATATCCACCGAACATGCCGGTACCAAATCCGACCAGGAACATGAATCCAAGAATAATGGGAGGATACATCACCACGCTGTCCCAAAAGACAGTAATCATCACTAATCCCAGGGCCATGATGACGGAGTATATACTGTAGGCAGGCCTCCTTCCCAGTTTATCGGCTATAAAACCGAAAAAGAAATACCCTGTAAATCCGCCGGTTTGGGTAACGAGTATCCACAACGCCGATTTAGTCAGTGTGAAATTCCTTTGGCTGTGCAAGTATCCCGGCATCCATGAATAAGTAAACCAGTAGGCGGTCATGTCAAAAATGGCCAAGATCAATGCAAGCAAAAAGTACTTGCGATGTTCCTTTGAAAAAAGCTCAAGAAACTTATTCTTAACAACCGGAACAGTTCTCCTTACAGCGATTCCGCCCTGTTTAAGGAGTTCTTTCTGCCGGATCCACAGGTCAGATTCGGGCAATTTTTTCCTGATATATATGACAAGCAATGCCGGCAATACCGATATAAAGAAACATGACCTCCATCCGATGACAGGGGAGATCAGGCCGCCGACGATGGATGCCAGCGCGATTCCCAGGGGAGCACCTGTCTGCATGAATGCACAATACCGTCCGCGAACATTTGCAGGAAAG of Bacteroidota bacterium contains these proteins:
- a CDS encoding MFS transporter, with the protein product MNRKNDRFQLIFIAIPATLLNESEKITRQHYKILIMSWAGWIFDFYDLILFTFLLIPISKEYGFSDMQMSYILGSTLAATAVGGVIFGMLSDRYGRKAVLQWTIVTYSVGTFFSGLAGSFWFLMIFRVLTGLGVGGEWATGQTYVGETFPANVRGRYCAFMQTGAPLGIALASIVGGLISPVIGWRSCFFISVLPALLVIYIRKKLPESDLWIRQKELLKQGGIAVRRTVPVVKNKFLELFSKEHRKYFLLALILAIFDMTAYWFTYSWMPGYLHSQRNFTLTKSALWILVTQTGGFTGYFFFGFIADKLGRRPAYSIYSVIMALGLVMITVFWDSVVMYPPIILGFMFLVGFGTGMFGGYGSLFSELFPTSIRSTAMGSAFNLARGIQFFTPVVISLIATKYGLGGGIFLAAIFALLTGIWVWTFPETRGRKLYADSFG